In Runella sp. SP2, the genomic window CCAACATGGACATGATTGGCCGCTATGCTCCCGACCGTGGTGTGGGCATCGGGGGGTACGGTACTAGCGATGCCTGGCCTGCCATTTTTAAGGAAGTGAATGGCGCAAGCGTTAAATTTTTTACGGACAATTCGGGCAGCGGCGGTGCCGACCACGCTTCGTTTTATGCCAAGAAAATCCCCGTTTTGTTTTTCCACACGGGCGGCCACGACGACTACCACAAACCTACCGACGACATCGAAAAAATCGACCTAGCGTCAGAAGTGGGTATCTTAAACATTGAAATTCAGTTGATTGAGAATGCCATGAAGTTGCCTAAGCTGAATTTCACCGAGGTAAGGTAGTTCCGTGGCGGTTATATTCAGGAAGTTTGGTGCTTTATTTACCGTAAACACCAAATTCCTTTCGGTAACCTCATGAGTATTTATCTACGCACCCTTTCGGTGGCGGCAGCCTTGACCGCTGCCACCACACTGGCTTCTTACAAAAGTAGTCCTTCTCCACGCCCCGCTAAAAAGTCAACCGTTGCTGCTGCCGACATCAAAGTGCCTGCGGGTTTTAACGTCACTATTTTGGCCGAAGACTTAGAAACACCTCGGCATCTGGCCGTTTCTAAAGGCGGCGATATTTACGTCAAAATCAACAAACTTAAAGACGGCAAAGCCATTTACCGCCTCCGCGACACCAACGGTGACGGTGTTATCGACGAAAAAATCGGCTTTGGCGATTACAAAGGCTCGGGTATGTACATCCGTGGCGGTTATTTGTACGCGTCGTCTTCTACTAGCGTTTACCGCTATAAACTCAATGACAAAGAAGAAGTTATCGACTATGACCACCCCGAACTCATCGTCAAAGGGCTGGTAGCTCGCGGCCGCGACGAAGCCAAAAACTTGACCGTCGATAACAATGGCTATGTGTATGTAAACGTAGGTTCGTACGACGAAACTTGCAAACAACCTGGTACCAAGCAGGGCATCATGCCTTGCCCGTTGTTGGATTCTATCGGGGGGATTTGGCGCTTCAAAACCGACCGTTTGAACCAATATTACAGCGACGGAATCCGCTACGCCACGGGCTTGAAAAACGTGGTAGGCTTGGATTGGAACTCCACCAATAATTCGCTTTTTGCCCTCATGCACGGTCGCGGGAAGTTCCACGAAGATTTCCCTCAGTATTATACCCCGCAAGACAGCGAAAAATTGCCTGCCGAAACCCTCTACGAACTTCGCCAAGGCGACGATGCGGGCTGGCCTTACGTCTATTATGACCCTTTCCAAAAGAAGAAAATCCTTTGTCCTGAATACGGCGGTGATGGAAAGAAAACGGGCGGCGAAAAGGCGGTGAACCCCGTAGCCGATTTTCCTGCCCACCTTGGCCCTAATGCGTTGTTGTTTTACACGGGCAAAATGTTTCCTGCCAAGTACAAAAACGGTGCGTTTATTGCCTTCCACGGGCAGTCGCCTGTGTTGAAAAAGGGTTACATGGTGGCCTTTGTACCGTTCAAAAACGGCAAGCCTTCTGGCCCTTGGGAGATTTTTGCAGATAATTTTGCAGGTACTGATTTAGCCAAGCCCACAGGCCCCGTTCAACACCGCCCCACGGGCCTCGCCCAAGGCCCCGACGGTGCCATTTACGTCACCGACGATTTGAACGGAACGTTGTACAAGATTACGTATAAGGCTCCTAAGAAATAGGTTTTCCTAATTGCATAAAAAATCCCGCGTCGGTAATTGGCGCGGGATTTTTTGTGTGTGCCTTGGCGGGTGTTCTCATCCACAAATAAGGATAGTCACTTGTGAAATCAGGGAATCGGGAGAGGGTTGGTGATGTTCTTCAATCGCCTCAAATGTTGTGTCACCAACGGACGGGTATTTGTGAAGTAAAAGCAGAAAATCGGAGCGCCGATGCGACCCCATTTAGGGCTAATGTTGGAAATAATACGAGGCTGAATTACTTACGTTCACCACTTTTTCATAATCGCATCAGCGAACCGATACAATGTTGGTGGCTACCGTCGCACGTGCGACCCCGTTTTTTCGCCAGTCAAGTGTCGATGCGCAAAAAGTCCACAGGTGTCTATTGGCCAGTAAGTTGTTGGTGTACAGCTTTGACAAAGTCCACTGCTACGCCTGCAATGTCTGCGATTTGTTCAAAGGTTTTGTTACCTTCATTTAAAAGATATTTAACAAAAGACTCTTTTCCTTTGTCAAGACCTCTCAAAAATAGAACGTCTCTTTCTTCTTTGATATATTCTGCGATGCTGTCCATAGCGTTTTTTAAATTTAGTTCCAAGTTACGAAGCTGAGCTAAAACACGCAACTGATTAAAGTATCTATTTAACGAAAAATCTCCTTTGGTAGTTTCTTTAATACGTACAAGTATCTGTTTTAAAGCACTTTCGGGATTTTCACCCTTGAAATTTGCCAAAATACCCAATATGATTTCTTCAGGCTTGTTCGAGTTAAGGAAAATATGGTAGTCAAGTTCCGAAAACGAAATAAGTGGAAAGCTAAATATTAATCGTTTTCTGTCAAGTTCGGTTGACATTTTAGGCTTGTCCGTACCGAGAAAAATGACAAACTGTTCGATAGGTAGGTCATATTTTCGTTCAAGCATAATGTAATAGTCTGCCATTCGATAAACCATTTCGGGTTCGTCTTTCACTTGAAACTCAATTTGAAGCACAAAAGTCTCTCCTTTTGTATCGGTTACTTTTTTGAGTACATCAGGTTTGCGTTCTTTAGTGTGCTGAATATCATCAGGTAATTCTTCCATAGAAACAGCCGTAATATCAAGCACATTTTGCATGATGCTTGATATTACGGCTTCGATATTTTCTTTGAAAATCTTGTCGTATTGTGCGGGTTGTCGTCCACTTGATTGGCTTTTTTTCTTTTTAGCTTCCATGAAGCAAAGTTACTGAAAATAGTAAGTGTATTAATTAGGTTTAGTACC contains:
- a CDS encoding sorbosone dehydrogenase family protein, producing MSIYLRTLSVAAALTAATTLASYKSSPSPRPAKKSTVAAADIKVPAGFNVTILAEDLETPRHLAVSKGGDIYVKINKLKDGKAIYRLRDTNGDGVIDEKIGFGDYKGSGMYIRGGYLYASSSTSVYRYKLNDKEEVIDYDHPELIVKGLVARGRDEAKNLTVDNNGYVYVNVGSYDETCKQPGTKQGIMPCPLLDSIGGIWRFKTDRLNQYYSDGIRYATGLKNVVGLDWNSTNNSLFALMHGRGKFHEDFPQYYTPQDSEKLPAETLYELRQGDDAGWPYVYYDPFQKKKILCPEYGGDGKKTGGEKAVNPVADFPAHLGPNALLFYTGKMFPAKYKNGAFIAFHGQSPVLKKGYMVAFVPFKNGKPSGPWEIFADNFAGTDLAKPTGPVQHRPTGLAQGPDGAIYVTDDLNGTLYKITYKAPKK